In Rattus norvegicus strain BN/NHsdMcwi chromosome 1, GRCr8, whole genome shotgun sequence, a genomic segment contains:
- the Dyrk1b gene encoding dual specificity tyrosine-phosphorylation-regulated kinase 1B isoform 2 (isoform 2 is encoded by transcript variant 2) → MAVPPGHGPFSGFPGPQEHTQVLPDVRLLPRRLPLAFRDATSAPLRKLSVDLIKTYKHINEVYYAKKKRRAQQAPPQDSSTKKEKKVLNHGYDDDNHDYIVRSGERWLERYEIDSLIGKGSFGQVVKAYDHQTQELVAIKIIKNKKAFLNQAQIELRLLELMNQHDTEMKYYIVHLKRHFMFRNHLCLVFELLSYNLYDLLRNTHFRGVSLNLTRKLAQQLCTALLFLATPELSIIHCDLKPENILLCNPKRSAIKIVDFGSSCQLGQRIYQYIQSRFYRSPEVLLGTPYDLAIDMWSLGCILVEMHTGEPLFSGSNEVDQMSRIVEVLGIPPAPMLEQAPKARKYFERLPGGGWTLRRTKELRKDYQGPGTRRLQEVLGVQTGGPGGRRAGEPGHSPADYLRFQDLVLRMLEYEPAARISPLGALQHGFFRRTADEATNTGPAGSSASTSPAPLDTCPSSSTASSISSSGGSSGSSSDNRAYRYSNRYCGGPGPPITDCEMNSPQVLPSQPLRPWAGGDVPHKTHQAPTSGSTLLGTGAQLPPQPRCLGRPPSPTSPPPPELMDVSLVGSPPDCSPPHPAPAPQHPAASALRTRMTGGRPPLPPPDDPATLGPRLGLHGVPQSTAASS, encoded by the exons ATGGCCGTCCCACCAGGCCATGGTCCCTTCTCTGGCTTTCCGGGGCCCCAGGAACACACACAG GTATTGCCTGATGTGCGGCTACTGCCACGGAGACTGCCCCTGGCCTTCCGGGATGCGACCTCGGCCCCGCTGCGCAAGCTCTCAGTGGACCTCATCAAGACCTACAAGCACATCAATGAG GTATACTATGCGAAGAAGAAGCGGCGGGCCCAACAGGCGCCACCCCAGGACTCGAGCACCAAAAAGGAGAAGAAGGTCCTGAATCACGGCTATGACGATGACAACCACGACTACATTGTGCGCAGCGGCGAGCGCTGGCTAGAGCGCTATGAAATTGACTCTCTTATTGGCAAAGGCTCTTTTGGCCAG GTGGTGAAAGCCTATGATCACCAGACTCAGGAGCTGGTGGCCATCAAGATCATCAAGAACAAAAAGGCCTTCCTGAACCAGGCACAGATTGAGCTGAGGCTGCTGGAGCTGATGAATCAGCATGATACAGAGATGAAGTACTACATAG TACACCTGAAGCGGCACTTCATGTTCCGGAATCACCTGTGCCTGGTGTTTGAGCTGCTGTCCTACAACCTGTACGACCTCCTCCGCAACACACACTTTCGCggtgtctcactgaacctgacgAGGAAGCTGGCACAGCAGCTCTGCACAGCCCTGCTCTTTCTGGCCACGCCTGAGCTCAGCATCATCCACTGCGACCTCAAGCCTGAGAACATCCTGCTCTGCAATCCTAAGCGCAGCGCCATCAAGATTGTGGACTTCGGCAGCTCCTGCCAGCTTGGCCAGCGG ATCTACCAGTATATCCAGAGCCGCTTCTACCGCTCACCAGAGGTGCTCCTGGGTACACCCTATGACCTGGCCATCGACATGTGGTCCCTGGGCTGCATCCTTGTGGAGATGCACACCGGAGAACCCCTCTTCAGTGGCTCTAATGAG GTGGACCAGATGAGCCGGATTGTGGAGGTGTTGGGCATCCCTCCCGCACCTATGCTGGAACAGGCACCCAAAGCTCGCAAGTACTTTGAGCGGCTGCCTGGGGGTGGCTGGACCCTACGAAGGACAAAGGAACTCAGGAAG GATTACCAGGGCCCTGGGACACGGCGGCTGCAGGAGGTGCTGGGCGTGCAGACGGGCGGGCCCGGGGGCCGGCGGGCGGGGGAGCCGGGCCACAGCCCCGCCGACTACCTCCGCTTCCAGGACCTGGTGCTGCGCATGCTGGAGTATGAGCCCGCCGCCCGCATCAGCCCTCTGGGCGCTCTGCAGCATGGCTTCTTCCGCCGCACGGCCGACGAGGCCACCAACACGGGCCCGGCAGGCAGCAGTGCCTCCACCTCGCCGGCGCCCCTTGATACCTGCCCCTCCTCTAGCACCGCCAGCTCCATCTCCAGCTCTG GAGGCTCCAGTGGCTCCTCCAGTGACAACAGGGCCTACCGCTACAGCAACCGATATTGTGGGGGCCCAGGGCCCCCCATCACTGACTGTGAGATGAACAGCCCCCAG GTCCTACCCTCCCAGCCTCTGCGCCCCTGGGCAGGGGGTGATGTGCCCCACAAGACACATCAAGCCCCTACCTCTGGCTCAACATTGCTGGGGACTGGGGCCCAGTTACCCCCACAACCCCGTTGCCTTGGACGACCCCCATCACCCACCTCACCACCCCCCCCAGAGCTGATGGATGTGAGCCTGGTGGGCAGCCCTCCAGACTGCTCTCCACCTCATCCAGCACCTGCTCCCCAGCACCCGGCTGCCTCAGCCCTCCGGACTCGGATGACGGGAGGTCGACCACCTCTCCCGCCCCCTGATGACCCTGCCACTCTGGGGCCTCGTCTGGGCCTCCATGGTGTACCCCAGAGCACAGCAGCCAGCTCATGA
- the Dyrk1b gene encoding dual specificity tyrosine-phosphorylation-regulated kinase 1B isoform X2 codes for MLAARPPHWGPHRAPAPRGPSASPDPGLSGGGSRGAGCEKAPPGRAPAPGLTPLRPSEPTMAVPPGHGPFSGFPGPQEHTQVLPDVRLLPRRLPLAFRDATSAPLRKLSVDLIKTYKHINEVYYAKKKRRAQQAPPQDSSTKKEKKVLNHGYDDDNHDYIVRSGERWLERYEIDSLIGKGSFGQVVKAYDHQTQELVAIKIIKNKKAFLNQAQIELRLLELMNQHDTEMKYYIVHLKRHFMFRNHLCLVFELLSYNLYDLLRNTHFRGVSLNLTRKLAQQLCTALLFLATPELSIIHCDLKPENILLCNPKRSAIKIVDFGSSCQLGQRIYQYIQSRFYRSPEVLLGTPYDLAIDMWSLGCILVEMHTGEPLFSGSNEVDQMSRIVEVLGIPPAPMLEQAPKARKYFERLPGGGWTLRRTKELRKDLVLRMLEYEPAARISPLGALQHGFFRRTADEATNTGPAGSSASTSPAPLDTCPSSSTASSISSSGGSSGSSSDNRAYRYSNRYCGGPGPPITDCEMNSPQVLPSQPLRPWAGGDVPHKTHQAPTSGSTLLGTGAQLPPQPRCLGRPPSPTSPPPPELMDVSLVGSPPDCSPPHPAPAPQHPAASALRTRMTGGRPPLPPPDDPATLGPRLGLHGVPQSTAASS; via the exons ATGCTGGCCGCTCGCCCACCGCACTGGGGCCCCCATCGCGCTCCAGCCCCCCGTGGGCCCAGCGCCAGCCCTGACCCGG GTCTCAGCGGCGGTGGCAGCCGAGGTGCAGGATGCGAGAAGGCGCCCCCCGGCCGGGCTCCCGCTCCAGGCCTCACACCCCTGCGGCCCTCTGAGCCCACCATGGCCGTCCCACCAGGCCATGGTCCCTTCTCTGGCTTTCCGGGGCCCCAGGAACACACACAG GTATTGCCTGATGTGCGGCTACTGCCACGGAGACTGCCCCTGGCCTTCCGGGATGCGACCTCGGCCCCGCTGCGCAAGCTCTCAGTGGACCTCATCAAGACCTACAAGCACATCAATGAG GTATACTATGCGAAGAAGAAGCGGCGGGCCCAACAGGCGCCACCCCAGGACTCGAGCACCAAAAAGGAGAAGAAGGTCCTGAATCACGGCTATGACGATGACAACCACGACTACATTGTGCGCAGCGGCGAGCGCTGGCTAGAGCGCTATGAAATTGACTCTCTTATTGGCAAAGGCTCTTTTGGCCAG GTGGTGAAAGCCTATGATCACCAGACTCAGGAGCTGGTGGCCATCAAGATCATCAAGAACAAAAAGGCCTTCCTGAACCAGGCACAGATTGAGCTGAGGCTGCTGGAGCTGATGAATCAGCATGATACAGAGATGAAGTACTACATAG TACACCTGAAGCGGCACTTCATGTTCCGGAATCACCTGTGCCTGGTGTTTGAGCTGCTGTCCTACAACCTGTACGACCTCCTCCGCAACACACACTTTCGCggtgtctcactgaacctgacgAGGAAGCTGGCACAGCAGCTCTGCACAGCCCTGCTCTTTCTGGCCACGCCTGAGCTCAGCATCATCCACTGCGACCTCAAGCCTGAGAACATCCTGCTCTGCAATCCTAAGCGCAGCGCCATCAAGATTGTGGACTTCGGCAGCTCCTGCCAGCTTGGCCAGCGG ATCTACCAGTATATCCAGAGCCGCTTCTACCGCTCACCAGAGGTGCTCCTGGGTACACCCTATGACCTGGCCATCGACATGTGGTCCCTGGGCTGCATCCTTGTGGAGATGCACACCGGAGAACCCCTCTTCAGTGGCTCTAATGAG GTGGACCAGATGAGCCGGATTGTGGAGGTGTTGGGCATCCCTCCCGCACCTATGCTGGAACAGGCACCCAAAGCTCGCAAGTACTTTGAGCGGCTGCCTGGGGGTGGCTGGACCCTACGAAGGACAAAGGAACTCAGGAAG GACCTGGTGCTGCGCATGCTGGAGTATGAGCCCGCCGCCCGCATCAGCCCTCTGGGCGCTCTGCAGCATGGCTTCTTCCGCCGCACGGCCGACGAGGCCACCAACACGGGCCCGGCAGGCAGCAGTGCCTCCACCTCGCCGGCGCCCCTTGATACCTGCCCCTCCTCTAGCACCGCCAGCTCCATCTCCAGCTCTG GAGGCTCCAGTGGCTCCTCCAGTGACAACAGGGCCTACCGCTACAGCAACCGATATTGTGGGGGCCCAGGGCCCCCCATCACTGACTGTGAGATGAACAGCCCCCAG GTCCTACCCTCCCAGCCTCTGCGCCCCTGGGCAGGGGGTGATGTGCCCCACAAGACACATCAAGCCCCTACCTCTGGCTCAACATTGCTGGGGACTGGGGCCCAGTTACCCCCACAACCCCGTTGCCTTGGACGACCCCCATCACCCACCTCACCACCCCCCCCAGAGCTGATGGATGTGAGCCTGGTGGGCAGCCCTCCAGACTGCTCTCCACCTCATCCAGCACCTGCTCCCCAGCACCCGGCTGCCTCAGCCCTCCGGACTCGGATGACGGGAGGTCGACCACCTCTCCCGCCCCCTGATGACCCTGCCACTCTGGGGCCTCGTCTGGGCCTCCATGGTGTACCCCAGAGCACAGCAGCCAGCTCATGA
- the Fbl gene encoding rRNA 2'-O-methyltransferase fibrillarin encodes MKPGFSPRGGGFGGRGGFGDRGGRGGGRGGRGGFGGGRGGFGGGGRGRGGGGGGFRGRGGGGGRGGGFQSGGGRGRGGGRGGKRGNQSGKNVMVEPHRHEGVFICRGKEDALVTKNLVPGESVYGEKRVSISEGDDKIEYRAWNPFRSKLAAAILGGVDQIHIKPGAKVLYLGAASGTTVSHVSDIVGPDGLVYAVEFSHRSGRDLINLAKKRTNIIPVIEDARHPHKYRMLIAMVDVIFADVAQPDQTRIVALNAHTFLRNGGHFVISIKANCIDSTASAEAVFASEVKKMQQENMKPQEQLTLEPYERDHAVVVGVYRPPPKAKN; translated from the exons ATGAAGCCAG GTTTCAGCCCCCGTGGGGGCGGCTTTGGTGGCAGAGGCGGCTTTGGTGACAGAGGTGGTAGAGGAGGAGGccgaggagggagaggaggtttTGGCGGTGGACGAGGAGGCTTTGGCGGTGGAGGTCGAGGTCGAGGTGGAGGAGGCGGTGGCTTCAGGGGacgaggaggtggaggtggacgAG GTGGAGGCTTCCAGTCTGGGGGCGGCCGGGGTCGAGGTGGTGGCCGGGGAGGCAAGAGAGGAAACCAGTCAGGGAAGAATGTGATGGTGGAGCCCCATCGGCATGAAGGAGTCTTTATCTGTCGCGGAAAGGAGGATGCCCTTGTCACAAAGAATCTGGTTCCTGGAGAATCTGTGTATGGAGAGAAGAGAGTCTCTATCTCC GAAGGAGATGACAAAATTGAGTACCGAGCCTGGAACCCCTTCCGCTCCAAGCTGGCCGCAGCAATCCTGGGTGGCGTAGACCAGATCCACATCAAGCCGGGGGCCAAGGTGCTCTACCTTGGGGCAGCCTCAGGCACCACCGTCTCCCACGTGTCTGACATTGTTGGCCCG GATGGTCTGGTCTACGCAGTTGAGTTCTCCCACCGCTCTGGCCGTGACCTCATCAACTTGGCCAAGAAGAGGACCAACATTATTCCTGTAATTGAAGATGCTCGGCACCCACACAAATACCGCATGCTTATTG CAATGGTGGATGTCATCTTTGCCGATGTGGCCCAGCCAGACCAAACCCGAATTGTGGCCCTGAATGCCCACACCTTCCTGCGGAATGGAGGACACTTTGTGATTTCCATTAAG GCCAACTGCATTGACTCCACAGCCtcagcagaagctgtgtttgcATCTGAAGTGAAAAAGATGCAGCAAGAGAACATGAAGCCTCAGGAGCAGTTGACACTAGAGCCTTATGAACGAGACCACGCTGTGGTTGTAGGTGTGTACAG GCCACCTCCCAAGGCGAAGAACTGA
- the Dyrk1b gene encoding dual specificity tyrosine-phosphorylation-regulated kinase 1B isoform 3 (isoform 3 is encoded by transcript variant 3), protein MAVPPGHGPFSGFPGPQEHTQVLPDVRLLPRRLPLAFRDATSAPLRKLSVDLIKTYKHINEVYYAKKKRRAQQAPPQDSSTKKEKKVLNHGYDDDNHDYIVRSGERWLERYEIDSLIGKGSFGQVVKAYDHQTQELVAIKIIKNKKAFLNQAQIELRLLELMNQHDTEMKYYIVHLKRHFMFRNHLCLVFELLSYNLYDLLRNTHFRGVSLNLTRKLAQQLCTALLFLATPELSIIHCDLKPENILLCNPKRSAIKIVDFGSSCQLGQRIYQYIQSRFYRSPEVLLGTPYDLAIDMWSLGCILVEMHTGEPLFSGSNEVDQMSRIVEVLGIPPAPMLEQAPKARKYFERLPGGGWTLRRTKELRKDLVLRMLEYEPAARISPLGALQHGFFRRTADEATNTGPAGSSASTSPAPLDTCPSSSTASSISSSGGSSGSSSDNRAYRYSNRYCGGPGPPITDCEMNSPQVLPSQPLRPWAGGDVPHKTHQAPTSGSTLLGTGAQLPPQPRCLGRPPSPTSPPPPELMDVSLVGSPPDCSPPHPAPAPQHPAASALRTRMTGGRPPLPPPDDPATLGPRLGLHGVPQSTAASS, encoded by the exons ATGGCCGTCCCACCAGGCCATGGTCCCTTCTCTGGCTTTCCGGGGCCCCAGGAACACACACAG GTATTGCCTGATGTGCGGCTACTGCCACGGAGACTGCCCCTGGCCTTCCGGGATGCGACCTCGGCCCCGCTGCGCAAGCTCTCAGTGGACCTCATCAAGACCTACAAGCACATCAATGAG GTATACTATGCGAAGAAGAAGCGGCGGGCCCAACAGGCGCCACCCCAGGACTCGAGCACCAAAAAGGAGAAGAAGGTCCTGAATCACGGCTATGACGATGACAACCACGACTACATTGTGCGCAGCGGCGAGCGCTGGCTAGAGCGCTATGAAATTGACTCTCTTATTGGCAAAGGCTCTTTTGGCCAG GTGGTGAAAGCCTATGATCACCAGACTCAGGAGCTGGTGGCCATCAAGATCATCAAGAACAAAAAGGCCTTCCTGAACCAGGCACAGATTGAGCTGAGGCTGCTGGAGCTGATGAATCAGCATGATACAGAGATGAAGTACTACATAG TACACCTGAAGCGGCACTTCATGTTCCGGAATCACCTGTGCCTGGTGTTTGAGCTGCTGTCCTACAACCTGTACGACCTCCTCCGCAACACACACTTTCGCggtgtctcactgaacctgacgAGGAAGCTGGCACAGCAGCTCTGCACAGCCCTGCTCTTTCTGGCCACGCCTGAGCTCAGCATCATCCACTGCGACCTCAAGCCTGAGAACATCCTGCTCTGCAATCCTAAGCGCAGCGCCATCAAGATTGTGGACTTCGGCAGCTCCTGCCAGCTTGGCCAGCGG ATCTACCAGTATATCCAGAGCCGCTTCTACCGCTCACCAGAGGTGCTCCTGGGTACACCCTATGACCTGGCCATCGACATGTGGTCCCTGGGCTGCATCCTTGTGGAGATGCACACCGGAGAACCCCTCTTCAGTGGCTCTAATGAG GTGGACCAGATGAGCCGGATTGTGGAGGTGTTGGGCATCCCTCCCGCACCTATGCTGGAACAGGCACCCAAAGCTCGCAAGTACTTTGAGCGGCTGCCTGGGGGTGGCTGGACCCTACGAAGGACAAAGGAACTCAGGAAG GACCTGGTGCTGCGCATGCTGGAGTATGAGCCCGCCGCCCGCATCAGCCCTCTGGGCGCTCTGCAGCATGGCTTCTTCCGCCGCACGGCCGACGAGGCCACCAACACGGGCCCGGCAGGCAGCAGTGCCTCCACCTCGCCGGCGCCCCTTGATACCTGCCCCTCCTCTAGCACCGCCAGCTCCATCTCCAGCTCTG GAGGCTCCAGTGGCTCCTCCAGTGACAACAGGGCCTACCGCTACAGCAACCGATATTGTGGGGGCCCAGGGCCCCCCATCACTGACTGTGAGATGAACAGCCCCCAG GTCCTACCCTCCCAGCCTCTGCGCCCCTGGGCAGGGGGTGATGTGCCCCACAAGACACATCAAGCCCCTACCTCTGGCTCAACATTGCTGGGGACTGGGGCCCAGTTACCCCCACAACCCCGTTGCCTTGGACGACCCCCATCACCCACCTCACCACCCCCCCCAGAGCTGATGGATGTGAGCCTGGTGGGCAGCCCTCCAGACTGCTCTCCACCTCATCCAGCACCTGCTCCCCAGCACCCGGCTGCCTCAGCCCTCCGGACTCGGATGACGGGAGGTCGACCACCTCTCCCGCCCCCTGATGACCCTGCCACTCTGGGGCCTCGTCTGGGCCTCCATGGTGTACCCCAGAGCACAGCAGCCAGCTCATGA
- the Dyrk1b gene encoding dual specificity tyrosine-phosphorylation-regulated kinase 1B isoform X1, with amino-acid sequence MLAARPPHWGPHRAPAPRGPSASPDPGLSGGGSRGAGCEKAPPGRAPAPGLTPLRPSEPTMAVPPGHGPFSGFPGPQEHTQVLPDVRLLPRRLPLAFRDATSAPLRKLSVDLIKTYKHINEVYYAKKKRRAQQAPPQDSSTKKEKKVLNHGYDDDNHDYIVRSGERWLERYEIDSLIGKGSFGQVVKAYDHQTQELVAIKIIKNKKAFLNQAQIELRLLELMNQHDTEMKYYIVHLKRHFMFRNHLCLVFELLSYNLYDLLRNTHFRGVSLNLTRKLAQQLCTALLFLATPELSIIHCDLKPENILLCNPKRSAIKIVDFGSSCQLGQRIYQYIQSRFYRSPEVLLGTPYDLAIDMWSLGCILVEMHTGEPLFSGSNEVDQMSRIVEVLGIPPAPMLEQAPKARKYFERLPGGGWTLRRTKELRKDYQGPGTRRLQEDLVLRMLEYEPAARISPLGALQHGFFRRTADEATNTGPAGSSASTSPAPLDTCPSSSTASSISSSGGSSGSSSDNRAYRYSNRYCGGPGPPITDCEMNSPQVLPSQPLRPWAGGDVPHKTHQAPTSGSTLLGTGAQLPPQPRCLGRPPSPTSPPPPELMDVSLVGSPPDCSPPHPAPAPQHPAASALRTRMTGGRPPLPPPDDPATLGPRLGLHGVPQSTAASS; translated from the exons ATGCTGGCCGCTCGCCCACCGCACTGGGGCCCCCATCGCGCTCCAGCCCCCCGTGGGCCCAGCGCCAGCCCTGACCCGG GTCTCAGCGGCGGTGGCAGCCGAGGTGCAGGATGCGAGAAGGCGCCCCCCGGCCGGGCTCCCGCTCCAGGCCTCACACCCCTGCGGCCCTCTGAGCCCACCATGGCCGTCCCACCAGGCCATGGTCCCTTCTCTGGCTTTCCGGGGCCCCAGGAACACACACAG GTATTGCCTGATGTGCGGCTACTGCCACGGAGACTGCCCCTGGCCTTCCGGGATGCGACCTCGGCCCCGCTGCGCAAGCTCTCAGTGGACCTCATCAAGACCTACAAGCACATCAATGAG GTATACTATGCGAAGAAGAAGCGGCGGGCCCAACAGGCGCCACCCCAGGACTCGAGCACCAAAAAGGAGAAGAAGGTCCTGAATCACGGCTATGACGATGACAACCACGACTACATTGTGCGCAGCGGCGAGCGCTGGCTAGAGCGCTATGAAATTGACTCTCTTATTGGCAAAGGCTCTTTTGGCCAG GTGGTGAAAGCCTATGATCACCAGACTCAGGAGCTGGTGGCCATCAAGATCATCAAGAACAAAAAGGCCTTCCTGAACCAGGCACAGATTGAGCTGAGGCTGCTGGAGCTGATGAATCAGCATGATACAGAGATGAAGTACTACATAG TACACCTGAAGCGGCACTTCATGTTCCGGAATCACCTGTGCCTGGTGTTTGAGCTGCTGTCCTACAACCTGTACGACCTCCTCCGCAACACACACTTTCGCggtgtctcactgaacctgacgAGGAAGCTGGCACAGCAGCTCTGCACAGCCCTGCTCTTTCTGGCCACGCCTGAGCTCAGCATCATCCACTGCGACCTCAAGCCTGAGAACATCCTGCTCTGCAATCCTAAGCGCAGCGCCATCAAGATTGTGGACTTCGGCAGCTCCTGCCAGCTTGGCCAGCGG ATCTACCAGTATATCCAGAGCCGCTTCTACCGCTCACCAGAGGTGCTCCTGGGTACACCCTATGACCTGGCCATCGACATGTGGTCCCTGGGCTGCATCCTTGTGGAGATGCACACCGGAGAACCCCTCTTCAGTGGCTCTAATGAG GTGGACCAGATGAGCCGGATTGTGGAGGTGTTGGGCATCCCTCCCGCACCTATGCTGGAACAGGCACCCAAAGCTCGCAAGTACTTTGAGCGGCTGCCTGGGGGTGGCTGGACCCTACGAAGGACAAAGGAACTCAGGAAG GATTACCAGGGCCCTGGGACACGGCGGCTGCAGGAG GACCTGGTGCTGCGCATGCTGGAGTATGAGCCCGCCGCCCGCATCAGCCCTCTGGGCGCTCTGCAGCATGGCTTCTTCCGCCGCACGGCCGACGAGGCCACCAACACGGGCCCGGCAGGCAGCAGTGCCTCCACCTCGCCGGCGCCCCTTGATACCTGCCCCTCCTCTAGCACCGCCAGCTCCATCTCCAGCTCTG GAGGCTCCAGTGGCTCCTCCAGTGACAACAGGGCCTACCGCTACAGCAACCGATATTGTGGGGGCCCAGGGCCCCCCATCACTGACTGTGAGATGAACAGCCCCCAG GTCCTACCCTCCCAGCCTCTGCGCCCCTGGGCAGGGGGTGATGTGCCCCACAAGACACATCAAGCCCCTACCTCTGGCTCAACATTGCTGGGGACTGGGGCCCAGTTACCCCCACAACCCCGTTGCCTTGGACGACCCCCATCACCCACCTCACCACCCCCCCCAGAGCTGATGGATGTGAGCCTGGTGGGCAGCCCTCCAGACTGCTCTCCACCTCATCCAGCACCTGCTCCCCAGCACCCGGCTGCCTCAGCCCTCCGGACTCGGATGACGGGAGGTCGACCACCTCTCCCGCCCCCTGATGACCCTGCCACTCTGGGGCCTCGTCTGGGCCTCCATGGTGTACCCCAGAGCACAGCAGCCAGCTCATGA
- the Dyrk1b gene encoding dual specificity tyrosine-phosphorylation-regulated kinase 1B isoform 1 (isoform 1 is encoded by transcript variant 1) has translation MLAARPPHWGPHRAPAPRGPSASPDPGLSGGGSRGAGCEKAPPGRAPAPGLTPLRPSEPTMAVPPGHGPFSGFPGPQEHTQVLPDVRLLPRRLPLAFRDATSAPLRKLSVDLIKTYKHINEVYYAKKKRRAQQAPPQDSSTKKEKKVLNHGYDDDNHDYIVRSGERWLERYEIDSLIGKGSFGQVVKAYDHQTQELVAIKIIKNKKAFLNQAQIELRLLELMNQHDTEMKYYIVHLKRHFMFRNHLCLVFELLSYNLYDLLRNTHFRGVSLNLTRKLAQQLCTALLFLATPELSIIHCDLKPENILLCNPKRSAIKIVDFGSSCQLGQRIYQYIQSRFYRSPEVLLGTPYDLAIDMWSLGCILVEMHTGEPLFSGSNEVDQMSRIVEVLGIPPAPMLEQAPKARKYFERLPGGGWTLRRTKELRKDYQGPGTRRLQEVLGVQTGGPGGRRAGEPGHSPADYLRFQDLVLRMLEYEPAARISPLGALQHGFFRRTADEATNTGPAGSSASTSPAPLDTCPSSSTASSISSSGGSSGSSSDNRAYRYSNRYCGGPGPPITDCEMNSPQVLPSQPLRPWAGGDVPHKTHQAPTSGSTLLGTGAQLPPQPRCLGRPPSPTSPPPPELMDVSLVGSPPDCSPPHPAPAPQHPAASALRTRMTGGRPPLPPPDDPATLGPRLGLHGVPQSTAASS, from the exons ATGCTGGCCGCTCGCCCACCGCACTGGGGCCCCCATCGCGCTCCAGCCCCCCGTGGGCCCAGCGCCAGCCCTGACCCGG GTCTCAGCGGCGGTGGCAGCCGAGGTGCAGGATGCGAGAAGGCGCCCCCCGGCCGGGCTCCCGCTCCAGGCCTCACACCCCTGCGGCCCTCTGAGCCCACCATGGCCGTCCCACCAGGCCATGGTCCCTTCTCTGGCTTTCCGGGGCCCCAGGAACACACACAG GTATTGCCTGATGTGCGGCTACTGCCACGGAGACTGCCCCTGGCCTTCCGGGATGCGACCTCGGCCCCGCTGCGCAAGCTCTCAGTGGACCTCATCAAGACCTACAAGCACATCAATGAG GTATACTATGCGAAGAAGAAGCGGCGGGCCCAACAGGCGCCACCCCAGGACTCGAGCACCAAAAAGGAGAAGAAGGTCCTGAATCACGGCTATGACGATGACAACCACGACTACATTGTGCGCAGCGGCGAGCGCTGGCTAGAGCGCTATGAAATTGACTCTCTTATTGGCAAAGGCTCTTTTGGCCAG GTGGTGAAAGCCTATGATCACCAGACTCAGGAGCTGGTGGCCATCAAGATCATCAAGAACAAAAAGGCCTTCCTGAACCAGGCACAGATTGAGCTGAGGCTGCTGGAGCTGATGAATCAGCATGATACAGAGATGAAGTACTACATAG TACACCTGAAGCGGCACTTCATGTTCCGGAATCACCTGTGCCTGGTGTTTGAGCTGCTGTCCTACAACCTGTACGACCTCCTCCGCAACACACACTTTCGCggtgtctcactgaacctgacgAGGAAGCTGGCACAGCAGCTCTGCACAGCCCTGCTCTTTCTGGCCACGCCTGAGCTCAGCATCATCCACTGCGACCTCAAGCCTGAGAACATCCTGCTCTGCAATCCTAAGCGCAGCGCCATCAAGATTGTGGACTTCGGCAGCTCCTGCCAGCTTGGCCAGCGG ATCTACCAGTATATCCAGAGCCGCTTCTACCGCTCACCAGAGGTGCTCCTGGGTACACCCTATGACCTGGCCATCGACATGTGGTCCCTGGGCTGCATCCTTGTGGAGATGCACACCGGAGAACCCCTCTTCAGTGGCTCTAATGAG GTGGACCAGATGAGCCGGATTGTGGAGGTGTTGGGCATCCCTCCCGCACCTATGCTGGAACAGGCACCCAAAGCTCGCAAGTACTTTGAGCGGCTGCCTGGGGGTGGCTGGACCCTACGAAGGACAAAGGAACTCAGGAAG GATTACCAGGGCCCTGGGACACGGCGGCTGCAGGAGGTGCTGGGCGTGCAGACGGGCGGGCCCGGGGGCCGGCGGGCGGGGGAGCCGGGCCACAGCCCCGCCGACTACCTCCGCTTCCAGGACCTGGTGCTGCGCATGCTGGAGTATGAGCCCGCCGCCCGCATCAGCCCTCTGGGCGCTCTGCAGCATGGCTTCTTCCGCCGCACGGCCGACGAGGCCACCAACACGGGCCCGGCAGGCAGCAGTGCCTCCACCTCGCCGGCGCCCCTTGATACCTGCCCCTCCTCTAGCACCGCCAGCTCCATCTCCAGCTCTG GAGGCTCCAGTGGCTCCTCCAGTGACAACAGGGCCTACCGCTACAGCAACCGATATTGTGGGGGCCCAGGGCCCCCCATCACTGACTGTGAGATGAACAGCCCCCAG GTCCTACCCTCCCAGCCTCTGCGCCCCTGGGCAGGGGGTGATGTGCCCCACAAGACACATCAAGCCCCTACCTCTGGCTCAACATTGCTGGGGACTGGGGCCCAGTTACCCCCACAACCCCGTTGCCTTGGACGACCCCCATCACCCACCTCACCACCCCCCCCAGAGCTGATGGATGTGAGCCTGGTGGGCAGCCCTCCAGACTGCTCTCCACCTCATCCAGCACCTGCTCCCCAGCACCCGGCTGCCTCAGCCCTCCGGACTCGGATGACGGGAGGTCGACCACCTCTCCCGCCCCCTGATGACCCTGCCACTCTGGGGCCTCGTCTGGGCCTCCATGGTGTACCCCAGAGCACAGCAGCCAGCTCATGA